The DNA region accggggttcaatcccgaccctccCTGAGTggactttgcgtgttctccccgtgcctgcgtagcttttctccgggtgggcactccggtttcctcccacatcccaaaaacatgtgtctccgtgtgccctgcgattggctggcgaccagttcggggtgtaccctccccgcctcctgcccgttgacagctgggataggctccagcactccctgcagccctcgtgaggataagtggctcagaaattgCACGGATGGATATTTTAGCTTTTATTTGAAACAACCTCATCAAAAATATCTGAATTAATTCACCTTCACCAATTCTGTTTTTAATCTTTGCATACatataaatcaaattaaaaagaacATGTCTATTAATCAGTAATATTAGCCTTACTAAGTCTATTAATCAGATGTCAAAAGTAAATGAAAAGTCACGAGAGTTGTAAATTTCCCATATCCACTATTGCAAGTTAAATGATGGAAATTTCCCCACTGtgggacaaacaaacaagatcTTCCATCTCAAATATCGATTATCAATGATTATGCATCCAACCCCGTTCTCAGATGACGTATGAATTCATTTGTGCTTCAGGGGGCATCCTTAGTGGCTGTGAATTATTTCCCCAACGTGTATTTGGTTGGTGAAAGTTTGCTAGAACACGGCTGCAGCCAGACCAACGTGACGAGTGTACCGTGATGAGCCAATCACGCATATTTTGTTGTTCTGCGACGTCATGACACGAAAGCTCAGCAATACTTCCAATTTATAGGATAAAGATGGGGACCGGACCTGACTGCGATGAGAGCGAAAATCTGTCCATGGTGACTGCACTGGATTTTTACTTTCTAACTCGAAAAATTCTTGATGAAGCAAAAGATGAACTGCCATCAGTTCTGTTGATGATGTCACACCAAGtgatggaaatgaaaaaaaaacaaaaagggggagctggggggggggggggtcccccaGGGAAACTAGTTATCCGCCAATGACTAAAATTAATTGATACTATTGGAAATGACTGCCAGTTTTAACGTGCGCAATTAATGCATAAAAAGAACTCGTTATTGAAATATCAACATCTGGATGCTTTCCTTTCTCTTGAGCTGTGAGAAGCAAACACTTAATAACTTCCTCGTAACAACATCACAAATACGTACGTATACAAGTTCAGGGTTGGAAAAACTACAGCACATGGACGCAAGCACACAGCTGTAAAAATCTAAGACAATATTTGTTAAATTGCTTCCTAAATGTAGAGGACTTGATGGGGAAAAAGTGGTTTCCACTCTTGTAGCAGTTTCGGCGAAAAGGAAGCCAAAGAACGTCCACGTGCATACCTTTAAGCGTTTGACCACCTCATCGTTGCTGATTTTGTCCGTAATCTCTTTGACTCCGGGAGGATAGCAGATCTTGCCGTCGGCCGCCGGCTTCTGCTGTTGCGGGAACTCCATGCTCTTCGACGTTCTGACGATCCAAGCGGTCTTCTACTGGCCTCTACGGGCCGGAAAACAAAAGTTCAACACCGCCATGCTACCACacttccaacaacaacaacaacagcaacaacgaaaaaaaaaccccttttAAGCACTACTCAATTCTCGATATAAACTGCTCGGACGGCCAATTGCGATTGAAGCTTGCGAGATGACGAGGAGAAGTTTTGAAGCGACTAAGCCAACAGTCGACCAGATCTTTGGACATTATGAGCTTACATGCTAACGCTCCAGATGGATCTCGGTTCCGTAAATACACGCAAACGATCCCCAACGGAAGTCACGTCCGTTCGAGTAGCAGATGCGAGTCGGCCGCGCTCCGCCGCTGTCACCCGGGTTCTCAAACGAGCTCGCGGGGGAGTTGTGGCTAGCGGCTCGCTTTAGCGCCAAGGGAACCACTGTTAGCGGCTAACGGCTAAGTAGCGTCGACAAGGCCGCAAACTATTCAGGTGGCCGTCACATCTCGCTCCACGGGCAGCCTCGGCGCAAGTAAAGTGCGCGATCGCCCGAGCTGACAAGAGCCGCACCGCCGACTGCATCCCGGCCCGTCCAATCGGCGCATCAACTTTGGCAAGTTTAAAAAGGAAGCGAGTGTACTTGGGGCTGTCTTTTTGGACTTGAACGCATCTGCCGCTAGTTACCATGCGAAGAAGGGCTGCTACCGTTGCCCTGAGCTcgcctctcctctcctctcctctcccacCGCGAACTTGCTTTCCTTGCTCCCGAACGAAAGCGACGCGCGGATGTTTCCCAAGAGTGCACGCTATCCGTTTGCCGGTATTTATATTTACCTTTCGAGTGGGCCGATTTGATTCATGAGTCTGATCTAGGTTGGGTTTAGTTTTCGGCACAAAGCTCTGTGTGACGGCAGAGTGGAGCACGCCCCCTTTTGTCTTCGGTGAGTACTACACGAGCAAATACCTGGCGGGACACgggaagttggggggggggtattttcaCGATGAACTCCATGGCAACGCCAGCATGCTAACCTCAATTATGCTCCACATTAatttaatatattaatatagctaaaaaaaaaaagaggcttatTTTAATACTACTTAGGTACAAGGCGTTATAATATTGTTATAACCAGGAAATATAGGTTCtaaaccagtgatttccaacctttacagagccaaggcacatattttacaattgaaaaatcccacaggcacaccaacaaaagtggatagattaattactgtatgtatttcctgccatctaataagaggattttttttgttccgtttgtcattgtgcctctttgggataaatagatgaataaagatacattatttcttggaatacatgggtttttttttttagcaattacataaaattggataacttcccacgggacactaatgtaccccggcacactgtttgggaatcactgttctaAACCAAGTAGCTCAGCGGATTTTGAAGGAAGAATGGGAAAATTCAAAGCTGCTTTTGCGTATATTGTGttttaattctattttcttTAATGAGTtgttgggtgtcaaactcattttttggtTACGGTTTCCATCACTGGGCTGTCGTGACTGTGAAACCACATGAAAGTTTCGTCATCTTATGATTTTCTTGTATATACACAACTAAATCAAGGATAACTAGTTTGGAAATGCAATAATAGTGTGTTCAACTTCAGTACTGTTCAAGCTACTATAAAAGCGAGTTTGGTAACAAAACATGTTTGGAATATCTctgttactttttaaaaagatgacCATTTTAATCTTTGGGACCGAAATCGTGCTTGTTgacgcacatgatttgctttcacagGCCAGATGTAGCCCcgaggccttgagtttgacaccagcaataaaaagaaatacagtacagtaatcaAGACATACAGTATGCGTGGGTGGCGGTAATGCACGAAATCCAGAATGCAAACCgccaagtttttattttgtaatccgATGTTGACTTCCGGGTCGGCCATTTACGACGGCGGTGCCCAATGTCGCGTTCttaatgttcgtctttggtttCCTGTTTGAGTTCTTGAGTATTTAGTGCGCTATAAACATTATAACCTTGAGTAAGTCAACTATACGACACGGAAGAACAATGGAGTCTGTTCCGGAGCCCTTCGctgttttgattttattatttttctgttgCCACGAACGTCTGCCTACTCAAAAGCAATGTTTGTGCGGCTAGCTGCGCGtggctgctaaaaaaaaaaaaaaaaaaaaaaacaagtgaaggATTTGCCCCGAACGTGCGAGCCAGCATGCCTCGGAGAAAGAAGAGCGAACGGAGCCCGAACAGAGTCTCCGGCGTACCTCTCCCCGGGGAAATTGTTCGCGGTTACGATGTCGGCGAAGGAGACTGCGACAGGCAGAAAATCACCGAAAATATCCAAGAGatattctcccacttagacCCTGAAGTTATTCACATGGTACTGTCTCAGATGGACTTTAAAGGTACTACTAGATAATTTCGTAACTGCTGCGAGTTCATGAAATGTGCTTTGAATTACTTGTAATAGCACCAGTGCCTCGTAAATCACTGAaaccgaaagaaaaacaagtacgTTATTAATAGCTGGCTATTATAAGATTGGAATAATCACCACGATCACCCAACTTTGGGGTCTGTGTTGCAGTGGAAAACGCCATGGATTCTCTCTTGGAACTGTCAACTGCTGCTGAACCCGCAGCCCCCGTAAGATCTCCGGTGTCTGGCTTTGAGAGGACTGCAGCGGCGCTGCTTAGTCCTCGTCACGTCTCTCCACCCGCACCAGACGTCAGTTCGTCGGAAGCGTCCCAGCAGCTCACCTCTCCGTTGTCTACCGGTGTCCTGACTGAAGAGGTCGATCAAGAGCTACAGAACCTGACCGTGCAACAGCAAGATCAGCTTAACAGCCGCTATTTGTCTGCTGCTGCGACACGTTCCTCGTTACCGCAGCGGGTCTTCCCTGAGCTGCTTCAGTTCAACCGGGAGGCCGAGTATGGGCGAGGGTCTGCTGGAATGCCATATCTGGAAGAGGGCTCAGGCTCTTTAGGAGCTCTGCCTCCGTTTGACCGACTCCACACTAGTGAAGGTCAAAAGTCGGTTGTGGATTTCACGCATCTGATGACGGAAGATCCCGCGAGCAGACCAAAACCCTCGTTGGATCTCCTTGCTTCAGGACGTCCGTCCGCTTTCCAAATGTACAAGAAGAACGAGCCGTCCCAAATGTGTCCGGAACAGCCTGCTCCCATGCCTTCTGAAAATAAAGTTGGAGGAGTTAGTTCTCCAGTGTTGTGGAACCTTCATTCACCTGCTTTCACTCCCCGTTTACATGGAAGCCAAGGCCCGTGCTTTATCACCCCAGTTGCACCTTCGCAGCCTCCGGTTGGGCATCCCACTCCCTGGGGAGGCCATGGCGCTGTCACTCAAGCACCTCTTAGACATTCTGCTACCATTCCTAAATCCTGGGCTATGGCTGCCGCAGCGCGCAATCCGGTTGCCGTTGCACCTCCTCGGTCTAGCGGGCTTTGCTTGGAAGGCAAGGTGCTTGTGTTGCTACGTGGTCCACCGGGATCCGGGAAGTCTACTTTGGCTCGGTACCAAATCAACGATCACTAACGTTGTTTAACAAGCGTATTAGGCCACCACCCGATGTAAGGTTGTGCTCTGACATTCCTCTAATGGATAGTAATAATGCACCAGTTTTGATGCTAAAATAcgtcatccattaattttcaaatttactACACCAGTGCCTCGAGACACGAGCGATCCGACGTGCCTTTTCCATGACGAGTTGTCGTTTGGCAGGTTTTACGCAAGCAAAAAATGTTGAGATATAAGAacataatgatgtcattgaacCCAACTGTCCTCTCTACACGGTGGAGTCTGGCAGACTGAACAACCCCCGACcccgcacatgcacacaaaacgaaaagaaaaaaggtcTCAAGATGTAATTACTTTGCAATTCCAAAAGAGGACTTTTGGATGCTGGTGGTCTGATACATTTGTCCTCTGATAATCCTCatcaaaaaattgtttgaacaaAAACTTACTTCATCTCCGCAGAGCTTTTCTAGAACACAATCCAGGGGGAGTTGCGCTAAGCACTGACGACTACTTCACTTTTCAAGGACGCTATCGCTTTGATCCCGCTGCACTGGGGCAAGCTCACGAGTGGAACCACCAACGAGGTAAACGTAGATCTCCATCCAGTAGGTGGTTGTCACAGAATGAGCAAAGTCTATTTTGCCATACGTTCCTGATCTATTTCACCTTCACCCAATAGCCAAAGAAGCTTTTGAGAACGGTGCCAACCCCATCATAATTGACAATACAAACATGCAAGGCTGGGAGATGAAGCCCTACGTGGTCCAGGTCAGTTGCCTGCTTTCAACGCCTATGCCAGGACTGAAAAAGGCACCGGTAGTAGATTGATTTCGTGGATTCTACTTGCTAGGCATTGAAACACAATTACAAAGTGCTGTTTCGTGAGACGGACACTTGGTGGAAGAACAAGCCCAGAGAACTAGAGAGGTGAGTAAGAGCTAGGAAGTATGTAACTCTACGAGCTTTCCTTCAACAGTGCCAAAATGTCTCTCGTGAAGACAGAAATGCAAATTAATGTctgttttgtgtctttttatgtTTGTCCTCGTCCCTGAGCAGACGCAGCAAACACGGTGTGACTGCGGAAACGATTCGGCGCATGCTAAATGGCTACGAGCCCTTTGTAACGGTCAAGTCCATCATGGGCGCAGTCGTACCTCAGATAAAACAGCAGCTCCACTTCGAAAACAAAAACTTACAGTCAGTGGGTTTTTCTGTACGGTGGTTTGTGGCAGGTTACATCCTTTATTGGCGAATCCAATTTTCTGGAATCTTGCAGCTAAAAACACAATGCAAATATAATTATACAATATTCACAGAAACAGGCGTCCTGTCAGTCAGTATTGGTGTGCGCCTTGTCTGTTTTGGGATATACTCCCCTGGCTAAAGCTAAATTGTTGGTTTTTTACTAAATAAATGACTAGAGCATAAAAGATACAATTGTTACAACATTTACTGTGCTGATTTAAAACTAAAATTCAGCACTATGTCGGTATGAATATTACTGAGAGTTGGATCGATTCGCCCAGCGCTAATAGCCTGCTGTGTCTGAAACTGTCAGTGCAAACAGTGCACGTCGGCAGGGCCGTCGTGTTTTGAACTAGGGAAGGCTCTTAACTTCAAAAGATGACTTAAGGTAAAGTGCtgtgttttgtaaaatatttgccatttacCTAAATGTCTGTTCTTTGCGCGTGTTTTGTCTTTCATTGGGTGTCACTCCATagatgatactttttttttttttttccttccgtcAGGCGTGTGACTCCTGAAGCAAAATGTCCTGACCTCGTCAGCGAACCTGGACTGATGGACCAGCGTTTGAATTCCCACCCTCAAATGTTTTCCTCTCTTCCTGACGTGTCATCTAATAGTCATCCAAATGAGTTGTGCCAGTTGGAGGATGACCAACACAAATCAACGGATTCGCTTGATTTCCAGCCAATTGGAAGCCCATCAGAACATTTAGAcaaggacgacgacgacgacctgGACATGGGGGTTTTGGATTCCGACTTGGACGCCCTCACTCAATCTGGAAGTGTACAGGGCGTACCCGATTGTGTTGTAGAATCGGTGATGAATGAAGACCACCGCAGTCATGAACTCCCGGTGGCTTTCTCTGAGTCTATTAAACAAAGGGTACCAAGAGAGAGACCAACGAGGACGTTTGGTTCTGCAATGGAGAAAGAGCAGAATCACAAAGAAGAGGCATCGCTTGTACCTAGTAAAGAGTGTACGATGTCCAAGATGTATTTTGTAGGTGACTGGCCAACTGCAGGGCCCCTTGAGCAGCGGCAGGAAAGGAGAAAAGAAATCTCTGAAGACATTGACGGAAGTGAAGACAGAAGGATGTGTAAAGAAGTCAACAGTCACACAGGCAAAGTGAAGTCTGGAAATAACCTGACTGAGTTCCAAAAACTTCTTGATCTCATTCAGTCCGGTGTAGTAACTTGCCAGTCTGGTTCTTCTCGTGCATCACCTGTTTCCCCCTTCCGAGGCCTGGATTTGGAGAGAGATGACAAGATTGAAGAATCCGTGAGCTGTACCCGTGAGTTTGAGGGAAAAGAACAGAATATGAACGCACCCAAGAGCGGCCGAGTTGATTTACCAGATTGTGTGTTAGACTGGAAAGCGTCTGAATCTGACCCGGGTAATGAGGAGATTCTAAAAAGTGAAAAGGACACAAGTAGAACCACAGTTTTGGACACTGGTTGTGAAACAGAATCAggtgttgttgctgctgcagcGACGCGGCTGGCTGTTAGCACGCCTGAATATGCAGAGCCAAAAGTAAGCCATAGCAATGAGGATGAGTTTGCATCTCCTAGCAATACCAAAAGGGACACAGAACAATGCAAAGCGCAGACAGACAATGAAATGACAGTTCATCCTGGTAGCAGACAATCTAGTGACTTATGCCATGGTCCCGTTGCCAAGGACTCTCCTGAATCAGAGAGTTGTCTTCTCAGTGGAAGTATTCTAGAGCGAAAGCAGCGCCAAGGTCGCAGATCAGGAAAGCAATGCAAGCTAGCCCTCACTTTTTCTCAGAATTGTCTGACTCCTTCACTCGAAACATTCGACTCTCCCATTGCCACTTCCCAAGTTCTTGACAATGATCAGAGGAGCCAGACCACTCACGCAGACTGTGACTCCAACCTCACGCCTAAACTTTCCCCCGAGCTCAAAGAAGGcgtccatctgcaaactgcctcGCCTCTCCCTACGACTAGGTCTTGGCCCACCCAGACTGAACCTCAGGACTTCGCCCTTCTTTGGCGTCTTGATCGCCACCACGGCCCAGCGGATTCTCTCCTCGCTGCGTACAGCTGCTCGAGTGACATCACAATCCTATGTGCTGCCTCCTCACGATTTGTGCCAGAGGTTCCATCAGCAGTGTCTGCTGGAGTTCACCCATCCACTCCCAATACAGTACCGTACCGCGTGGTGCACGAGAAAAGCACACAGATGGAGGACAAAGAATTAGGCGCAACTCAAAGCCGTCTGGAGGCCCTGAGCATCCTCAGTCGTCATTTTAAGCTAGTTAGTGTGGATATATTGGAGGACTTGTATGACAAATGCCACCAAGACTTGGAATGGACAACAAACTTGTTACTCGACTCTGGAGAAAGGCTCTTCAGAGATGAGGAGGATGCAGTTCAAGTTGAACCGAGCACTTCACTGTTAGTAACAGTATTAGAAACCATTTCGGGGGACGATCTTCCGTCTCCAGGGCCGACCGCTGTTGTCGGTGGGCTTCAACAATCTTCAAATGAGGTAGTTAACAAAATCGCTGGGAGCTCCAGTACTGACTCATCAACATTTGGAGGCAGGGCTTTTCCAACCAGCGCCAAAAATCAGCCGGGTCAGACGGCACATTCACAGTCCGTAGCGACCAGTCCTCCACTGCCGACTTTGGGAAAACCCCACGACACCGAACACCAAATGATGATCGAGGAGTCCAATTTTGCGACTCCAGATGAGATTGCCAGTTTGGAGGAGGTTCACCGGCTGTTGCAAGGTGAGCTGGAGGAACTGGACAGAGAAGAGAGACGGAAGAAAGATTTCGGGAGGGCCAACGGGAAGCGAGTCAACCAAATGCTGAACATTCAGAGTGTGGAGCTGAAGCTACCCACTGAGCTGGCACTGCAGCTCACTGAACTCTTTGGACCTGTGGGAGTCGAACCAGGTAAGGTTGCAAACTACAATTGTTGTGACTTGGAAAATGCCGATGAGCATAAATTCCCGCAATATTCAGGGATGTGCGATTCTGAAGACTACGCCGTGCAGATGGACATGAACCTGGCCAAACTGCTCCACCACAAGTGGAAAGAAACGATCCAGGTGAACTGCAAACCCTTCCCAATAGCCAATCAAAGCGATATTTTCCCATCTAGAAAATCTGAGTGGGCCTGTTGTACAAGTTCAACGTGTCGTTTCACAGGAACGTCAGAAACACGCAACTGTTTCCCACCAGTTGCTTCTGGACAGTAAGTTAAAACACACTCAACAGACCTCGAGATGACTTGTTTAATACgcttgaaacataaaaaaaacaaatattatacCCAAGTTACATCTGCTTTATTTCGTATTGATGAATAGACTGAACGGGCCCCAAAAAATAGTCACGGTCTCGATTTATATAATCACAGCTTTGAATATGTCTTACATTCAATATGGGAttgtttgggcttttttttttttttgtctcttcatGACAGTTGATATGAAGAAATGACTCAATGAATTCTGCAGTGGGCATCTTTAAATGgcgtgtgaaattaaaaaaaaaaaaaaaatcccattcagCATATTCAGGTTCAGCGGTCAGCTCGGTGGCCTGAATATTAAAACCTGCTCCACACTGCGCGATGCGGTCCGGTCCGTTTGGAGGAACCGGCCCATCACATGAGAATAATAGTCGCTGGTTCCCCTTTTCGCCGGCTCATTGAGAGACTGGATATAGTTGCCCCCCAGCACCAAGCAGGTATTAAGTGCCCGGTCGTATTGTAGACATTTGAGGAGCAGGTCGAGGCTCCacggctcagtggttagagctcCGCTTTTGCTAAACCAGGAATCGTGAGTTCGTGTGTCACGGGtggcgtcaggaaggccatccggcgttaaaaaactgtgccaaacaaatacgagcgttcacctgagacgggacaagccgaaagaaacttgctaaaGAGAGAGGAGGAAACGTGAGTCAAAGAGACGAATTGGACGTTTTAAGAGAGACTCCGTTCTTTGTAAAGTACCCACTGAGGTAGGTACCACTCGCGTACATTTTTGGTCGCAACTTTCACTTTTGTCAACCACAAACGCGATGAATACTGTAACGTTACTGTAAGTATTGATGTCAAACACAATATTTGATGCGGTGGCAGCAGCGTTTGGCGTCCTACTGGCTTAGAACTCGGAAAcctcttttgaaaaacattatttGGGATTTGATTTGTTGTaagcgatggggggggggggggggggggagtgttttTAATGCTAATATCAAAAGAGGAACTCGTAGCTCCTTTTTGAACGCCACAGCGATCATAATGACtttgtattttcaatttttgtacAGTGGCCCACTTCAATCTAACCAAcgttgttgatttatttttgtggacaAAGATGCAGGGATGCCCATGATGGACCACTGGAACGTCTCCCAGCCATGCGTATCCCTACGGAATATTATAAAAGAGGAGCTGGCTATGCAGGAGAACATGGagaaggtaattttttttttttttttttgcagtacgcAACTCCGATCATTGGTGAAATTCCCCTGaccccattccccccccccccccccctcagtcaAGGCAAAATCGAGCAGAGCTCAGCGGTCGTGACGGGGCCTCCGTCCTAAAAGAGGACCAGCTGTACGCCCGCTTCCCCTCCATCGACAGACTTTTTCTCCAGGACATTTTCAAGGCTCATAAGTAAGACGCAACTGTTGCGTCATCCGGCGAGTCAGCGCGACTGATGCGTCTGCGTGTTTGTCAAACCTGCAGCTTCTGCCTCAGCCAGACGGAGCTCTTTCTGAACTCTCTCCTGGACCAGGACCCCGTCAAGACCGTCATCGCTCCAGAACCGGCTCAATCAGACCACCGCAGAACTCCCAGCAAAGAGAGGGAAAAGGTACCTCCTTTCTTTACAAAGCCAGAATGGAAGACTTTGGACGAGATGTTGGAGCGTGTCTGCGGGAATTTTTGTTTGTGAATCAGTGGAACATTGAGGTCACTCATTTCTGACATGCGAGAAGATTTGGCTTGCGATCGCTGCTGCAGTTCATCCTGAAGGTGTCTGATGAGGTTAAAGTTCAGGTCTCCTAAGTCATGAACACCCAAAGAATCTGTCTGACCTTGCCTTGGAGCACAGGAACCCTGTCAACAAAATTGGAAGCACGCAATGACAGACGAGTCCCTTCAAAATCAATGTCACGCACGTGATCTCCTAAAACTGAAGACGCCGACGCTTCCCGAGTATTTCCCGAAGTTGGCGGAGCCGAAAGCCTTGTGAATTGGTGAcggtctccaaaaaaaaaatgtgtcttgctgtctgcttttatcggtcagaatcatctttatagTCCCATTTAggtccaaaacacacaaggaattttgtctccggtagcGGGAGCAGCTCGAGTTCGCCGACGAGACAGCAAATACGTTGCGAGAAGGGTCACCGAGCAATAAAAGCATACTCGCAATGATTGACAATTTGACAGAGATTTtggtcataaataaataaatgaatttcaaaACGACATCAGGTCAGATGTCGCTTCTGCGTTTGTCATCTCGGTTGGCTACAGCTCGCTAAATGTCAGCATCCATTAAAAGTCCGTATTTCTCACACGCTTGAAGAGTTTTAgtcgtaaatattgaacacgtACGTGCAGTTGGGCGGTACCGACCGACTTAGAAGTGTAAAATCAGGACAAATCACCTCCACGCACGTCGTGCTGAGCCTTTCCGTGTTTCACTGGCCCATTtcacttttgttgattttttttttttttttttttgccagaggCAGACGCTCCCGGACCGCGCCGGGGCTCACTCCCAGAACTACCAGGACCTGGAGGATCCCGAGTATAAGGACTTCCGGGCCGAAGCCGGTCTTCAAAGAAGTCGGCAGCTGGAGAGTTTTTCCAAAGCGGCGGCAGCTTACGAGCAAGGCCACAAAGAGGTGGCGGCGTTTTATGCACAGCAGGTGAGGAGCTGAACCTTTTTCTTCTGCCGTTTTGGCCACAAGAATGCCTGAAGAATTCTCTTGGGTGTGCGGATGGATCACACGGTGGTTCCGACATCGGGTGCTGTCGGTCTTTGTGCGCGTTGCACACTCCACTGGGAGTCTTTCAGCGCGTGTGGGGCCGCTCGCTTATAGCGACGGACATCTTATGTATGCACTTCAATACCCTCCTTCTTTGGACTTCGACAACTCACTCGGTCAGTCCCAGCACACTTGCGTCGTACGGGCGGGTTCGCGACCTTTGACCCgcatgcttcttcttctgtcctTGTCCCGTCCTTCCTTGACAGTGTCATGTAACCTTCATGTTTCCTTCTTATGAAATGATGAGTCATGATTTCCTTTTGTCGTTGTGTTTACAAATagcgctttgtctttgtctgtcTCTCTTCCCCCCTCTAGAAATTCTCTTCTGTTCAACTGATGGactctgattctcaataaacttCACTTGTAACGCTAAGAAACCACAGAGGACGCCTTAAcagacacagtaaaactgttccggcgTTAAAGGGACGCGGATCCTACTTTAAATCTTCATCTAACAGCCCAAcgggacaaaaaacaaaaaaaaacccaatatgGTGTCCTCCGCCCCATGAGGCATCCTCTGTTATCGTCGCAGTTCCTGGTGCTGCGGGGGGCTGCTGCAGGGGGCACGTCCAAATTAAACAATTCGGCCAGTTCGGTCGGCAGCGCGCCGTGATAACATCTTGGCGCATTCAAGAGGAGAGACGGAGGCTGAGCCATTTGAGAGTGACAACGGcaagagatattttttttttttttttttttttggggggggggggggggggaatcaatgATGTCCCGGTGCAGTGTTGTGAGctctgtgacacacaaaaaaagaaaaaccacagCAAAGTTTGCAACTCTTTCCTATTCTGGATGCACGCATCAAGTCAGTTGAAAGTGGGAGAACGGGCGACTTTCAGCGTTTGTAACTATCGAAAATGTGAGCTTCTGCTCAAATACGGCGTAGCCGCACACGCTTCACTTGCGGAACATCTCCTCCTCTGCAAAGGCAGGCGGCCGGCCGGGCCTTTCCATCGCAACAGTGACTCATTCATATCGCCGCGCTGCAACCTACTTTGCATCCAAAACCGCCGGTAAAAGGCACCCGGCGACCTGCCGTCTTGTGCCGCATCGCAAAAACCGAGTGCGCTGATTTTCATCTCACAGTTTGGAAATGTTCCCCGTACAAGTATTTTCCCGTGCGAATGT from Syngnathoides biaculeatus isolate LvHL_M chromosome 9, ASM1980259v1, whole genome shotgun sequence includes:
- the n4bp2 gene encoding NEDD4-binding protein 2 isoform X3, coding for MDSLLELSTAAEPAAPVRSPVSGFERTAAALLSPRHVSPPAPDVSSSEASQQLTSPLSTGVLTEEVDQELQNLTVQQQDQLNSRYLSAAATRSSLPQRVFPELLQFNREAEYGRGSAGMPYLEEGSGSLGALPPFDRLHTSEGQKSVVDFTHLMTEDPASRPKPSLDLLASGRPSAFQMYKKNEPSQMCPEQPAPMPSENKVGGVSSPVLWNLHSPAFTPRLHGSQGPCFITPVAPSQPPVGHPTPWGGHGAVTQAPLRHSATIPKSWAMAAAARNPVAVAPPRSSGLCLEGKVLVLLRGPPGSGKSTLARAFLEHNPGGVALSTDDYFTFQGRYRFDPAALGQAHEWNHQRAKEAFENGANPIIIDNTNMQGWEMKPYVVQALKHNYKVLFRETDTWWKNKPRELERRSKHGVTAETIRRMLNGYEPFVTVKSIMGAVVPQIKQQLHFENKNLQRVTPEAKCPDLVSEPGLMDQRLNSHPQMFSSLPDVSSNSHPNELCQLEDDQHKSTDSLDFQPIGSPSEHLDKDDDDDLDMGVLDSDLDALTQSGSVQGVPDCVVESVMNEDHRSHELPVAFSESIKQRVPRERPTRTFGSAMEKEQNHKEEASLVPSKECTMSKMYFVGDWPTAGPLEQRQERRKEISEDIDGSEDRRMCKEVNSHTGKVKSGNNLTEFQKLLDLIQSGVVTCQSGSSRASPVSPFRGLDLERDDKIEESVSCTREFEGKEQNMNAPKSGRVDLPDCVLDWKASESDPGNEEILKSEKDTSRTTVLDTGCETESGVVAAAATRLAVSTPEYAEPKVSHSNEDEFASPSNTKRDTEQCKAQTDNEMTVHPGSRQSSDLCHGPVAKDSPESESCLLSGSILERKQRQGRRSGKQCKLALTFSQNCLTPSLETFDSPIATSQVLDNDQRSQTTHADCDSNLTPKLSPELKEGVHLQTASPLPTTRSWPTQTEPQDFALLWRLDRHHGPADSLLAAYSCSSDITILCAASSRFVPEVPSAVSAGVHPSTPNTVPYRVVHEKSTQMEDKELGATQSRLEALSILSRHFKLVSVDILEDLYDKCHQDLEWTTNLLLDSGERLFRDEEDAVQVEPSTSLLVTVLETISGDDLPSPGPTAVVGGLQQSSNEVVNKIAGSSSTDSSTFGGRAFPTSAKNQPGQTAHSQSVATSPPLPTLGKPHDTEHQMMIEESNFATPDEIASLEEVHRLLQGELEELDREERRKKDFGRANGKRVNQMLNIQSVELKLPTELALQLTELFGPVGVEPGMCDSEDYAVQMDMNLAKLLHHKWKETIQERQKHATVSHQLLLDNAGMPMMDHWNVSQPCVSLRNIIKEELAMQENMEKSRQNRAELSGRDGASVLKEDQLYARFPSIDRLFLQDIFKAHNFCLSQTELFLNSLLDQDPVKTVIAPEPAQSDHRRTPSKEREKRQTLPDRAGAHSQNYQDLEDPEYKDFRAEAGLQRSRQLESFSKAAAAYEQGHKEVAAFYAQQGHLHGQRMREANHRAAVQIFERVNSSLLPKNILDLHGLHVDEALQRLGRILRHKTADCEQGLCGPQLSVITGRGNHSQGGVARIRPAVMNYLKNAHYRFTEPNPGLVVVSLR